CGGGGGTTATAACCTCAGCTATCATTGCTTGATTATATAGAAAAATAAGTCACATTGATTACATAACAGCTCATTAGAGCTTAGCTAATCTGATAGGAGCCTTGGCAGCCGCACACACCTGTTGAGCTGCTCAAGGTCTTTAATGACTATAATTAACTAGCACAAGTAACTAGGAGAATGCTTAGGAAACAGGACATGCTTAGGAAACAGGACTTAATAACAACATTTCTCCCCCTAAGGCATGTTTCAACTGATTTTGATCTCCTTGATCCCAATTCTGCTTCTCATATCTTCCAACTTGGTCTTGCCCAAGGCTTTGGTCAGTATATCAGCAAGCTGATCTGCAGTGGGAATAAATTCTGTTTTAATGCTACCTTCTTCCACACAGTCCCTGATGAAGTGATGCTTGATTCTAATATGTTTGCTCCTGTCATGGAAAACAGGATTCTTTGCCAAAGCTAGAGCGGATTTATTGTCTACTCTAAGTTCCACCACCTCAACTTCTCTTCCCAATAATTTTGCAAACAGCCTTGACAACCACAAGGCTTGGGTTGCAGCTGTTGTCATTGCCACATATTCAGCCTCACAGCTTGACAAGGCAACAACTCTCTGCTTGATAGATTGCCAGCTGACCAGACTGTTTCCAAGGAAAAACAAACATCCAGTAGTGCTTTTACTTGTATCAATATCTCCAGCCAAGTCTGAGTCACTATAACCCACAAATCTAGCCTTGCCTGTCATTCTAGTATAGCATAGCCCATGATCTAGAGTACCAGCcacatatctcaagattctttttacAGCCTGAAGATGTTCAGTTGTTGGCTTCTCCAGAAATCTGCTAACATACCCTACAGCAAAAGCCAAATCTGGCCTTGTGTGCACTAGATATCTCAGGCTACCAACTAGTCTTCTATACTGAGTTGGATTTACCTCCTTTGCTGTACTTTCCTTGCTCAGTTTCAACCTTTCTTCCATGGGGGTGGTGGCTGGATTACAGTCTGCCATACCACCGAGCTCAAGTATCTTCTTAGCATAATGAGTCTGTTTCAGAGTAATGCTTCCCTCTAATTGTCTTACCTCAACCCCAAGATAGAAAGACAACAGACCCAAATCACTCATTTCGAATGTCTGCTTCATTTTTGCCTTGAAAACTTCAATCTTCTGCTGATTGACTCCAGTGATGATTAAATCATCAACATAGACTCCAATTACCAGCAAAGAATCACCTGAGCCTTTCCTGTACATGGCAGCCTCATATACATTCTGCTCAAAACCCATCTGCTTGAGAGTCAAATCAAGTTTGGCATTCCAAGCCCGAGGAGCCTGTCTTAGGCCATACAATGCATTGTGTAACCTGTACACTTTCTTCTCTTCTCCTGATACTTCAAAGCCTGGTGGCTGAGTAACATAAACCTCTTCCTTGAGTTCTCCATTCAGAAATGCAGACTTCACATCCATGTGATGTACTGCCCAACCTTCTTGTGCTGCTAGAGCAAGTAAAACACGTACTGATTCCATTCTTGCAACTGGTGCAAAGGCATCTTCATAGTCAATCCCTTCCTTCTGAACAAAGCCACGGgccacaagtcttgccttgtgtcTGATCACAGCACCATGTTCATCCTTCTTCAATTTAAACACTCACTTCAATGAAATTGGGCGATGACCTGGACTAGGAGTAACAAGTTCCCAAGTCCCATTCCGCTCAACTGAGCTCAGCTCTTCCTTCATTGTTGCCTGCTAATCTGGGTCATCTTTGGCCTCTTCATAGCTTGTGGGCTCACCAGCATGAGTGAGGTTCAGTTCTGCAAACAACCTTTGTGCCGGCAAAGGGGTTGGCTGATTACCAATAATATCATGGATCTTCCTATAATGAAGCTCTTCACCATCATGATAAGCATCCACCCTTTCACTATCATTCTCCAGAGGAGTCACATGCTCTATCTGCGGGCTTGCTGGAGCTGGTGTAGGTGTTCTAGGCGACACATGCACTTCTGTCTCCACTGCGGATTCCTCTGCTTCTGCTGCAGACTCTCCTGCACTCACCAAAGGGAGACTAGGTGATGTAGGATGTGGCTGAAGAGGTGGTGAGGGTAACACTGAACTTTCTGCTTCAGAAAACTCTTCTGCCCATGGAAACTCAACAACAAAATCGCTGTCTGCTGCCTCTGAAGTACCTGCTGCCGCTGATGCCCAGTCCCAGCCACGTCCTTCATCAAATACCACATCACGGCTGACTCGCACGCGCTGGGACACTGGATCAAATACACGATATGCCTTGGCCCCTTCTGCATAGCCAATGAACACTCCAGCCTTACCACGATCATCAAGTTTCTGGAGCTGAGTAAGCCGCCGGGTATAAGCCACGCAGCCAAATACCTTGAGATGGCCAACTGTTGGTGCCCGGCCATGCCATGCCTCATACGGAGTGACATTCTTCAGTGCCTTTGTTGGAGAGCGATTCAGAATGTGCACAGCCGTCATCACAGCCTCCCCCCAAAACCGAGAAGGCATCCGGCGTTGCTTGAGCAGAGCTCGTGCCATGGCCACCACAGTTTGATTCCTGCGCTCAACCACACCATTCTGTTGCGGTGAATAAGGAGCACTGAAATGCCTTTTAATACCTTCATTGGCGCAGTATGCGGCGAACTCCGCGACGGTGAATTCCCCGCCATTGTCGGTGCGCAGGACCTTCAACTTGCGCCCACTTTCCACCTCTGCTGCCGCCTTGATCTTCTTGATTGCTTCCGCCGCTGCGTCCTTGGATGGCAGCAACACAGCCCACATAAAACGGGTGGCATCATCGACGAGCAGCAGGATGTAGCGGTTGCCCGCCGGTGTCGCTGGCGTGACTGGGCCGCACAGATCACCGTGCACCAATTCGAGTTGATTCTGGGCACGATATGCTGCTGCGGCCGGAAAAGAGCGTCGCCTCTGCTTCGTGGTGACACAAGTGTCACATACCTGCTCCACATGATCGACCACCGGCATCCCACACGCCATCTCCTCCTTGCTGAGTCGCCGGAGTGCATCGAAGTTCAGATGGCCGAAACGttcgtgccactgccatgcctcAACATCCTTGCGCGCCGCGAGACAGATAGGTTGTGCAGCCTCGAGGTGCAAAATGTACAACCTGTTCTTCCCTCGATGTACCTTGGCCAGCAATCGGTGATAATTGTCCCAAATGTGGAGCACGCCATGGTTAATTACAACCTTGGACCCTCCTTCATCAAGCTGTCCCAAACTTAGTATGGAGTTCTTCAGCGCTGGAATGTAGTAAACGCCGTGAAGAACTCTCTGCTCACCGGTCTTGGCTTGAAAAATGATAGATCCAACTCCCTTGATTTCCACCTTCGATGCATCCCCGAACCGGACCGTTCCTCGAACGCCAGTGTTCAGATCAGCAAAGAGTTCTTGACGCCCGGTCATGTGATGTGTTGCGCCAGAGTCTAGGTACCAACCGTTGTCCATATCTTCTTCATCCACGCCAAGGTAGGCACAGGCACGTGGCTCAGAGAGCTCGACATGCTGCGCCGTGTAGCTGTGCGCCGGCGTGCTCTGTTCCAGGCTGATAAAGTCATGTGCCAGAAACAGAGCACCATCTTCTTCACATTCGGCGTACTGGACGCGCGCCTCATGCCTTCCTTGGTTCCCGCCACGCTGTCCAGCCTGATTTCCGCCGTCGCGACCTCCACCACGGTTGCCACCGCCGCGGCCAGCACGgtttccaccgccaccgccgcgctCTGCATCCTCACGGCGCGGCTGCGGACACTCACGTGCCCAGTGGCCTTCCTGGTTGCAGTTGAGGCAGGTGTTGGGGCCGACACGGCCAGCAACATTGTCGTCTCCTCGTCCGCCACCACGTCCACCTCCTCTGCCTCGTCCTCGTCCACCACCGCGGCTGCGTCCACCGCCACCGCGCTGGTTCCTGGAACCAGAGCCACATGCATCGTctcccttcttctcctttctgCATCGCGCTTTCCACTGCTCCTCAGTGTACAACAGCTTGCCATTGATGGACACCGGCTCGGTCAGTATTTGTTCTTCGCGATTGTCCACCGCCTTAAGCCTTCCAGTCACCTCCTCAAGAGTCAGTGCCTCAAAATCAAGGAACTGCTCAATGGCGACGACGATCTGCGAGTACTTGGCCGGCACCGTGCGCAGGAATTTCTCCACCACGCGCTCCTCGGTGATGTCCCTATCGCCATGGATGACAAGCTGCTGGTGCAGAGTTGACAACCGCACAGCAAAGTCATCCACTTGCTCACCAGGATTGACGCTGATGTTCTCCCAATCACGGCGTAGGCGCTGCAGCGTTGCTCGACGGACCCTGACCACGCtgatgcgggtcgcagcgatggcgtcccacGCCTCCTTCGCCGTAGCCTTGTCGAGCAGTGGGAGACCCATCTCCTTGGGTACAGCCCCGACGATCACCTCCAGTGCGCGTCTGTCATCGCGGAACTGGACAGGGCCGCCTTCAATGGCGTCCCAGAGATCGCGCGCCTGCATCCTCAGCTTCATAGTCTGGCTCCACTCGTAGTAATTCGTCTTGTCCAGCATCGGCCACGCCGTGCCGCTGCCGGAGTCGTGGTACACCACCCTTCCTTGCGGCGACTCGTAGCGACCACCGCCGCGGCAGCGCCTCCGGTCCCGCAGTGGTGACTGCGAACGCCTCCGGTCTCGCGGAGGAGTCCGCGGCCTACGATTCCTCTCCATCTCCTCTTCCTCTTCATCgacctcctcatcttctcccttcTCGGCGGCGATTTCAGCCCGCAGCTCCTGCGTCGTCCTTGCCGCTGCCTCTGCTGCAGCCGCTGCCTGCTTTGCTGCCTGGACTGCCAGCGCCGCTGCTTCCTCTGCAGCCTTCAGGCGTGCAGCACGGCTGGAGAAGTCGCCCAGCTCTCCTTCACTGGTTCCCTTGGCCTTGAGCCTGGCAGCGCGCTCAGCAGAGGTCGACATGAGTAGAGAAGAGAGGAGTCGGCTTTGAGACTCTCAGGTGTCTAACCTAAGCTCCGATACCAAATGTTAGAGGTAGACAGAGTGTTTTGCCGGGGGTTATAACCTCAGCTATCATTGCTTGATTATATAGAAAAATAAGTCACATTGATTACATAACAGCTCATTAGAGCTTAGCTAATCTGATAGGAGCCTTGGCAGCCGCACACACCTGTTAAGCTGCTCAAGGTCTTTAATGACTATAATTAACTAGCACAAGTAACTAGGAGAATGCTTAGGAAACAGGACATGCTTAGGAAACAGGACTTAATAACAACACTAAGCACCTGGCTAGAATGCCTGCAGACTATTGATGCAGTAGCAGTTCAACTcataagtagcaaacatttttttcATAGGCCCAACACGCTTAATAGTAAACTCATGCAAAAGAATCTCAAAACAACAATGCACACCTCATGCATTTCATTCGGTTCACAAACTATGGCTCCGGTAGAAAATGGATTTGCTTGTTTCTGATGAAAGCATCCTACAAAATTAATACCATTAAAAGTATGTCTCAGGTGTGTAGCAGCAAACATACAATAAGATAAAACAATGGTGGAGTATTTCTTGTATTACCTGAATATATACGCGTTCACCTTTCCAGTTGTCATCATTTCATTCGGACCACAAAGTATGGCTCCTGTAGAAGATGGATTTATTGTGTTCTTGCTTCTGAAGAATGCATGTCACAAATTTAATATCATTAAAAGGATGTCTTGGGTGTGTAGCAACAAACATGCAATAAAGATAACACAATGGTGGAGTATTTCTTGTATTACCTAAACATATCCTCATTCACCTTTCCAACTGTCATTTAGCTAAGGCtggtattattttaattccagttGACTCCCAATTACTGAGTCATTCCTGTCAAATAGAAAGTTATATATCTTTCTTATGTGAGCTAAAGGCTTATCTGGCAAATACACGGTTTGCATACAACACATAGGGGAATTTTCTCCAACCTAGTATGCCATAGATTGCAGACCTGTATCACCATGATAAAGCCTCACATCCGCTCTTTCATTGGTAGTAAAAGCAAACTCGACAAGTGAATGAAATCATGAATCGCAGTGAAAAAATACAGAAGAATAATTTGAGCAAGATTAGAGGAGGCCCAAAACTTAAGAGTAGAAGTGCTTCGACTTATCATGAGGAACAACAAGAAGTGGCTTCTGCTACTCATCACAGCAGCAACAGAGACCAGCTCCGCTCTAGGATGGTAAAACAATGTCCAATCTTATTTGTTGATTGAGCAAAAAGCAATGTTTCCTTCATTTAAAAGTAACTATCAATTCCGGTGTCATCAAAGAGTTCCTCAGTTCGAATGTGAGAGGTACCAAATAACTCTTCGTAATTCTCAAATGTCATGTTAGCATGACCACACATAAGTCTTCATAAATGGCATCATTGAACTTATTGTCATCTCTAGTATAAGGTACCTGAGAGTATAACCAGCATCTGATAAGAATACAACGGTAATAGATTGTATTTTTCTTAAAAATGGCTGATGATAATCAAGATCTGAAAATTCTGAACCAATGCAACTTGCAACTGTCCACTGACACAAATGTATTCAATAACTTGTTTCAAAAATGAAATTTTCATTGTAAAATAAAGCTACTTgagaattgagagcccaacaggaaAAAACATACAGACTGTTAAATAGAGAAAAATGGATCATCACTAAGGAATAAATTCCATGTGCTACTTTCCTGAAGATAAACAATAAATGAATTGTGTTGATGCAAGACTGAAATAGTAACCAAGCTACATGACTCTTATTGTCTTATATTCATATGAGAATATTCTTTATTTTATATGTTTAAGTAACTTGCATGCCATAACAACAAGTCTTTTGACATGCAAAAACAAAGCACAAAGTTAAGGAATATTCTTGTAGGAAAATATGAAAAGGCACATCACACCTTAGGTGTCGCTGAAACTGGTCCAACAGGCTGATCTGTGGCTAGAGGCAGCACATCAAACCCATCACCAGAAGAAGAGCCTATTAGAGGTTTAAGCTTGTCGGTTAAAGGTGGATCGATCATGAGTGTTGTGTTAGTTATTTCCAACAATCTTTTTTCATCTGAAGGACCGTGATGATTAGTCACATCACTGTCATCAATTGTCATCATGCATTACTGCTTAGGCCGCGTTTGGTTACCTAGAGTTTCTCGTGATCAGATAAATTTTATGAGTTATTGATCCAAACATTTTGCTTTCTGTGTATTGGATAATTATAAGATTGTTTATTTGAGGCTAATTCAAACCATGGATCTCAAAAAGGTTGAGGTATTCCATTATCCTTAGCACTACTTTAGACTTGATGAAAGACCTGCAAGAATAATTATAAGATGAGCACCTCGTCATCGAGCAATCTGTAGTAGCATTCAGCCATTCTTGAAGGAAGCTTATGGCTAGGCACCTGTCTTTCTCGACGAGAATAACACTGGAGATGTCGTCAGGGGACCTCCCTGATCGCTGCAGGAGCTCCCTCCTAGACTCGATCTGCAGCGACACGTCCCTGATGCTCTTGTTCGTTGGATTTGCGTACCCATCAGAAGAACCTCTCAGTGACTGAATCGATGTTGATTTGACTGAAAATTGAGCAACGCGGCTATACAATACCTATTGGGGTGCTGCTCTCGGACGAAGTGGACGCCACCATTGCAGAGGTTGCAGGCGCCTGCAAGCACAGAGCACTTCACCCCCACAGGCTGCTGGGCGCGGACGAGTTGCCGGGTTACGTCCTGATTCTCAGCAGCGAGATACCCCGTAGCGCCCCCAagttcctcttcttcttcccaggcTGCGGGTCGCGGACGCCGTACCTGGTTCAGCGCTTGCCGATATGCTGCGCAATTCTTCAGATCGACGATCTGGGTGGCGATGTTGCGGCGGGGGTACCACGTCCGGATCTCGTGGAGAATCTTGCGGACGACCGTCACCCAGCCGCTGCCCCTAGGGTCTGGACGGAGGCTGTGGGCGAAGTCGTCGATGCAGTCTTCGATGTCGTAGGCGACGTCCTAGATCTGTTTCATCTAGTCCTTCGTCTGGTTGTCGTGGCCCTCCTCGCACTTGCTCAGGCTGCTGAGGAAGGCCTGCATGCTGGCTAGCTCGTCGGTGATGAATTGGATGTCGCCCCGGACGCCACGGATCAGGGCATACTCCTCTGCGAGGAGGGCGTGGATTTCATGGAGCGCTCAGCTAGGCTAGGGCACACGCGGATCGCGGAGAGGGGGAGGCGGGGGCATCCTGTGCGCTGGATCTGGGTGCGGATGTTGGCGTGGATCTGGTGCGCGGAGGTAGCAGCTGGGCGATGGATTTCGCAGAGGTAGCAGCTGGGCATGCGGCGGGCGGCTCGCGGCGGTTGAAACGGTCACGGCGCCATTCGCGTAGGGATTTGCGTGCTTGAGGATCGCGGCGGCGGGAGGATCGCGGAGGCGGGGTTTTCGGAGGTCGGGCGGGCGGAGGCGGGGGTAGTCTACAGTAAgcgcttaatagttagtagagctaAACAGGTTACACATATTGTCTTGTGCATGTGGTCAACTTATAGATTTTCCTAAAAATTGTTTAAGGACATTAGTCTGCACTTACCAACCTATTTTTGAAATTCATTCTGTATATCGGACAAGTGCCAACAGGTATGGTCAATTAAGTATCAACACTGCAACCCTGCTCCCCCTCTCCAACATTTACTGTTTGCCCATTTATTCATCTCTATTCACACCTTTTTTTGTTTTCTTGCTACATTTACTCAAATGTGTGCACTTACCAACCATTGGTTCATCTCTTATTTATGGTATTACCTGGTTACACATACATACTTTACAAGCATGTTCTACTTACTATATCTTCATATATATAAATAGGTTCAATATAGCAAGCAAGTCTTATTCACACCACATGAGTACATACATAATCAGTGCACACCATATAATGTTTTTCACACAGATTTTACATATTATAATGGCGTTTGTCGTTCTGTATCTATGTTTCATACAAATTTTTTACTTTCCTCGTAGCGCACGAACAtatacctagtatatatatatatatatatatatagacactTTATGAAACCTTCTCCTGGTTCGTGAGTTCATTGCACTGTTTCATctctaaaataaataaaaaaaacccTGACAAGTGACAACTGATCCGGAGGGATCTGCTTCCAATAATCCTTGATTTCTCTGCTGCTGCAGCTCTCCACGATCGTCCTCAAGGTTGACCTTGAATGCGAGACATGCTACAAAAAGATCAGAAAAGTCCTCCGCACAATCCAAGGTGAGGTGCAGGCTGCAGTGCTGTACTACCGCTCTCGTCACAGTTCATTCATAGATGCAGACGTCTCTCTGCGGCCGTGGCCTACTGGCCTGCCTGGTGTCCTCGCTGACATGTGGGCCTGCTGCCGTCACACGAATGCATGAGTGTTTATCTGGCCAGTTGGTGCGGTCAGATGTTTTACAACTGTTTCGTGTTTTATTATTaaatgtaataataataataatcatcaTCATCGTTATGATCGTACATGAGCATGGCTGATTCTGACTGATTTGGATTGCGCAGACAAGATGAACATCGAGACGATCTCGTTTGATGAGAAGAGCAATGCCGTGACGATCTCCGGGCCGTTCGACTCCGACATGGTCTGCAACAGGCTCTGCTGCAAGGCCGGCAGGGTCATCAAGGAGATGGACGTCAAAGGCAACGAGAAGGACGCCAAGGCCaaaggaggaggcggcggcgatAAGCCCAAAGACGCCGCCAAACCGGCGGCCGAGGAGGAGGGCGGCAATTCGGAGATGAAGGCGGAGAAGGCCGAGAAGAAGGAGGGCAAGGGCGACAAGGAGGATACCAAGTCAGACAGGGCAGAGAAAGGAAACAAAGACGGGAAGGCGGAGGCCGAGACGGTGGAGTTCGACCTCGACGTGGACGGCGTGGCCTCCGCGGCGGACGCGAAGCCCGGCAAGGCCATGGCGATGCCGCCCGGCATGACCAAGGCCGACCTCGGCCCGCTCCTGGAGAAGATGATGGCGCCGGGAGCCACGCAGAGCGTGGTCGTGCCGTCCATCTGGCCCGCGTCCGCCGGGTTCGTGTCCGGCTACTACGGCTGCAACCCGGGCTACGAGGCGCCGCCGTCCTACTAcggcgctggcgctggcgctgtCTACGGCGGCTACTACGGCGTGCCGGTGTACGATAGCCAGGGGTGGTACTACGGCGGCGGCGCCCGGCAGCAGCCGTACTACCCGCACCAGCAGCAGCACTGCTGCGAGGACCCCAATGCCGGGTGCAGCGTCATGTGATGGCGATGCCCGTAAACAAATGGAGAGCCACATAAATCAGTGTGTGGTCAGTGGTCGTCACACACCATGGTCACTGACTCACTGGTCAGTGCCACCGTGCCGGTGGGGGGTAGAACCTTTTTTCCCCGCGTGTCATCTTGTTGTCCGTGTTTTCTAGATAGAAACACTTTTAAACGGTAACAGTAAAAAATTGAAGTGTTCCCTAAAATATGTTCGCTTGCCTCTCTCCGGGTCACTAGAGGCAATGAAAATACAAATAAGAGTATAAAGCTTATAACCGTTGCAACCAAAGATTTCTTTTTATAGTATGATTATCTATCATAAACTTAACCCTGCACTCTATTGCGTATTgatcggcaaaagtaaaacccaaTCATAGATCCTTATAGCTTGCTTTTGTTTTCATCTCTCTCCTTTTGATAAACACATGCACACACATAAATATTGCTTTCCATCTACATCACCTCCTATGCCTTGTTCATCATCATCAAGTGAAACCTAGCTAAACATGCTCAATGAAAATATTATTCTATATAGTTGATATTTAATTATTATTAAAACTAAACTAGGCCTTCCATCGGGTCCTGACCGAAATATCCGTTTATGATTTTGGTTATAAGTTTTATTTTTTTCAACAATATCTATTCGTCCTCTTCTATACGACAAGTCGATCCTTTCACATTGGCGTATTGGACGGAGTGAATACTTGGTGAGGATCCTAATGTTTTTTTTTCCTGATTTGCCTTAGTTAGAGTTTTGGTTGATTTGACGTACAATGGCCCGTTCTCAAACAGAAAGCTGCAATATCAGTATAACCAATGGGCTTAATTCGTTCTCGGCCAAAAGAAAAATATGGGCCTCCACAGGTCCAACATAGTTCAAATTAATCATGAACCGTTTTACCTTTAGAAGAGTTGGGCCTTAGATGAGGTCATTTGTATTCAGCACCGATGTCAATTGTCAAATTACAAGTAGATCATTCTCTCTAAAAAAACAGAGAAGAATAATATGCATCTAGTACCAACTATTTTGGTTCTTAAGATGTACTTCCTCCACACAAAAAAATATATTGTTAGGCTTCAAATAAGATAAACTGTTTTAAAGTTTAGCCAAGTTTATATAAAGTAATATAAACTCAAAAGTTTATAAAGTAATATAAACTCAAAAGTTTATATTACTCAAAAGTTTATTCTCCTTCTCCGACGGTGGGCTGTTACCCCATGTCCCTGTAgatatctctactactataaaCTCAAAAGTTTATTCCCCTCGTCCGGCAGCAGGTCATGCCCCTATTAATGGACCATTACTATTAATGGACCATTACCATCCAAGCATAAGGCGAGAGGAAGACGTATGCAACACAGAACTCCAACATAGTATCACCCTGCTAACTAAGTGAGGACGAGCAACCGATCAAACTGTAAAAAAAAGAATCATATACTTCGTTTCAACTCATACCTTTCTATACTTTTTAGCTAAGATAAAGTATAATATTTATTATTGTGTGTGGTGGTAATCACACGGATATGTTGG
This portion of the Zea mays cultivar B73 chromosome 2, Zm-B73-REFERENCE-NAM-5.0, whole genome shotgun sequence genome encodes:
- the LOC103647827 gene encoding heavy metal-associated isoprenylated plant protein 3, producing the protein MADKQLSTIVLKVDLECETCYKKIRKVLRTIQDKMNIETISFDEKSNAVTISGPFDSDMVCNRLCCKAGRVIKEMDVKGNEKDAKAKGGGGGDKPKDAAKPAAEEEGGNSEMKAEKAEKKEGKGDKEDTKSDRAEKGNKDGKAEAETVEFDLDVDGVASAADAKPGKAMAMPPGMTKADLGPLLEKMMAPGATQSVVVPSIWPASAGFVSGYYGCNPGYEAPPSYYGAGAGAVYGGYYGVPVYDSQGWYYGGGARQQPYYPHQQQHCCEDPNAGCSVM